The DNA segment CCGATCATGGCGCTCGAGGCGCTCGGCTTCTGCCAGCCCGGGGAGGGCGGCCCGTTCGTCGCCGGCCAGCGGACCGCGCCCGGCGGCGACTTCCCGATGAACACCAACGGCGGCGGCCTGTCGTACACGCACACCGGGATGTACGGCATCTTCACGCTGATCGAGGCCGTGCGGCAGCTCCGCGGCGAGTGCGGCGCCCGCCAGGTGCCCGACTGCCGGCTGGCGATCTGCCACGGCCTCGGCGGGATGTTCAGCGCCGCCGCCACCCTGGTCGCGTCGACCGAGGTCTGATGGCTGCCGCCGCGCCGGTCGTCCTCTACACCCGGACGGGCTGTCCCTGGTGCGACCGCAAGCGCGCCGAGCTCGTCGCACGGGGCGTCCCGTTTCGCGAGATCGACGTCGCGGCGCGGCCCGAGGTGATCCCGGAGCTGCTGAAGCTCACGGGCGGGCGCCGCCTGGTGCCGGTGGTCGTGGAGGGCGCGCGCATCGAGGTGGCGCCGGACGGAGGCTCCCGGTTCTAGGGTGCGGACGCCGAAACTCAGGCTTCCGCGGCGCCTACGCCGAGGACGGCCACGCGCCGGGAACGCGCGAGGCGCGCAAGCGGTCGGTCGGCAGTGCAGAGCGAGCAACCTTCGTGCTCGGCCAGCGCGAGGTAGACGCAGTCCGGCAGCTTGTGACTCAGCTCGAGCGCGAGGAGGAGCGCCGTGTCGACCAGCTGCTCGTCCGCGACCAGCTGGATCACTCCGTCGTGGGCGGCGTCCAGGAGAGCCCGCAGGCTCGCCGCCGCGCCCGTCACGCGGAGCTCCCGTTGCACGACCTTCCGACGCAGCGTCGCCGCGGCCTCGACCAGCATCAGGCGGGGCGCGATCCACCGGATCGGCCGCGCAAGGAACGCGGCGGCCGTGTCGCTTCCGGGCTCGTCGACCACCCACTTGACGGCCACGGACGCGTCAACGACGGCGAGGCTCGC comes from the Deltaproteobacteria bacterium genome and includes:
- a CDS encoding glutaredoxin family protein: MAAAAPVVLYTRTGCPWCDRKRAELVARGVPFREIDVAARPEVIPELLKLTGGRRLVPVVVEGARIEVAPDGGSRF
- a CDS encoding type II toxin-antitoxin system VapC family toxin, with amino-acid sequence MRGVETASLAVVDASVAVKWVVDEPGSDTAAAFLARPIRWIAPRLMLVEAAATLRRKVVQRELRVTGAAASLRALLDAAHDGVIQLVADEQLVDTALLLALELSHKLPDCVYLALAEHEGCSLCTADRPLARLARSRRVAVLGVGAAEA